The following proteins are encoded in a genomic region of Gemmatimonadaceae bacterium:
- a CDS encoding OmpA family protein encodes MKTNARAVTNVVRSHLSPLVLAALAFGLPAAAQEPQPQPLPPMVVHADGEKAKFSGIVLDKKGDTIRLREGNVGLHTILLTDDTRISTPSGLFKMSRKKRDDSAIMPGLMMQVEGRGSADGTLVADEIHFSTRSMKVAQQINVGSEVTRSQVAANTDSIERVKRRLADSITHVNARVTNLDNYEERISLVVNFPTNVSDLADGARGVLDDMVNRAAGLKGYIIEVKGYADTSGTPAYNLQLSTARAVSVVRYLSEQKDIPLRRILNPTGYGSAQAIANNSTPDGRAMNRRATVRVLVSKGLANNNGGR; translated from the coding sequence ATGAAAACCAACGCGCGGGCCGTCACGAACGTAGTGCGTTCCCATCTGTCACCACTCGTTCTCGCGGCACTCGCCTTCGGGCTGCCGGCGGCGGCGCAAGAGCCGCAACCGCAGCCGCTACCGCCAATGGTCGTGCACGCCGACGGCGAGAAGGCGAAGTTCTCGGGGATTGTGCTCGACAAGAAAGGCGACACCATTCGCCTCCGTGAGGGGAATGTCGGATTGCACACGATCCTACTCACGGATGACACTCGCATCTCGACGCCGAGCGGATTGTTCAAGATGAGTCGCAAGAAGCGCGACGACTCCGCGATCATGCCGGGGCTGATGATGCAGGTCGAGGGTCGCGGCAGCGCCGACGGTACGCTGGTCGCCGACGAGATCCACTTCTCGACACGGTCGATGAAGGTTGCCCAACAGATCAATGTCGGCTCGGAGGTGACACGGAGCCAGGTGGCGGCCAACACCGACAGCATCGAGAGGGTAAAGCGACGACTGGCGGACAGTATTACGCACGTGAACGCCAGAGTTACCAATCTTGATAACTACGAGGAGAGGATCTCCTTGGTCGTCAACTTCCCGACGAACGTCTCGGATCTCGCCGACGGCGCCAGAGGCGTACTCGACGACATGGTGAACCGCGCGGCCGGCTTGAAGGGCTATATCATCGAGGTGAAGGGCTACGCCGACACGAGCGGAACGCCAGCCTACAATCTCCAACTGAGCACGGCGCGGGCGGTCTCCGTGGTGCGCTACCTGTCGGAGCAGAAGGACATTCCGCTGCGGCGGATCTTGAATCCGACCGGATATGGATCGGCGCAGGCAATCGCGAACAACAGCACGCCTGACGGCCGAGCCATGAACCGTCGTGCAACGGTGCGGGTGCTCGTAAGCAAGGGCCTCGCAAACAACAACGGCGGTCGTTAA
- a CDS encoding DUF2490 domain-containing protein gives MAQRALFAALTIVVACLSAASAPAQSTQDEWWREVDLYWTAPSGQWRLFGLAQDTRGLETTDRQLTLGLHVDDLKIPWGFARVGFRTIRSLGGSSAPEDRALAEVDFPSTKGRVRFRNRTRLELRWIGSEPSQRWRDRVQVEEHLDLPHKRELVPYATYEVYWDSRYHALSRTAYRFGSAITIVPHWVFDLSYARQDNRFGSPRHVNAIWSRLGLLY, from the coding sequence ATGGCACAGCGGGCATTATTTGCTGCACTCACCATCGTTGTGGCCTGTCTCTCGGCGGCGAGTGCTCCTGCGCAGTCGACCCAAGACGAATGGTGGCGCGAGGTCGACCTGTACTGGACGGCGCCGTCGGGACAGTGGCGCCTGTTTGGGCTGGCGCAGGATACGCGAGGCCTCGAAACGACCGACCGCCAGCTGACGCTCGGGCTTCATGTTGATGATCTCAAGATCCCGTGGGGATTCGCGCGCGTTGGCTTCCGAACCATCCGCTCGCTCGGGGGCTCGAGTGCACCGGAGGACCGTGCGCTCGCCGAAGTGGATTTTCCCTCGACCAAAGGGCGTGTGCGTTTCCGCAATCGCACGCGACTCGAGCTGCGGTGGATCGGCAGCGAGCCATCGCAGCGGTGGCGCGACCGCGTCCAGGTCGAGGAACACCTCGATCTACCACACAAGCGCGAGCTCGTGCCTTACGCGACGTACGAAGTGTATTGGGATTCGCGCTACCACGCACTTTCGCGCACTGCCTACCGGTTCGGCTCGGCGATCACGATCGTGCCGCACTGGGTGTTCGACCTCTCGTACGCGCGTCAGGACAACCGCTTCGGTTCGCCGCGACACGTCAATGCGATCTGGTCTCGCCTGGGACTCCTCTACTGA
- a CDS encoding DUF4136 domain-containing protein yields MRPLASLTVLALVAVATSCYPDQITSTTQLASITTLVDSQAPLRNARTFALPDTIIHSMSLNGTGTGTITHAGDAEIIATIRSGLLAFGWQEVTNVAVQRPDVVVLTAVLEQTNTGVFYPDWWANWGWWPGWPVSYGADWVWTSPVDAVAFTYQTGTLLIAMLDVEHGNTSTKRVPLLWAAGVSGVLTPSSFNGALAGIDQAFAQSPYLERR; encoded by the coding sequence ATGCGGCCACTCGCGAGTCTCACCGTTCTAGCGCTCGTCGCCGTCGCAACGAGCTGCTACCCCGATCAAATCACGAGCACAACGCAGCTCGCATCGATCACCACACTCGTCGACAGTCAGGCGCCCTTACGCAATGCACGCACTTTTGCGCTGCCCGACACGATCATTCATTCAATGTCACTGAACGGCACCGGCACCGGCACGATCACGCACGCTGGTGACGCCGAGATCATTGCGACGATTCGCTCCGGCCTCCTTGCGTTCGGTTGGCAGGAGGTGACGAACGTTGCCGTGCAGCGACCCGATGTCGTCGTGCTCACCGCGGTGCTCGAACAAACCAACACCGGCGTGTTCTACCCGGATTGGTGGGCAAACTGGGGCTGGTGGCCGGGCTGGCCTGTGAGCTACGGGGCGGACTGGGTATGGACATCGCCAGTCGACGCCGTCGCGTTCACCTACCAGACAGGCACGCTACTCATTGCGATGCTCGATGTCGAGCACGGGAATACCTCGACCAAACGCGTGCCTTTGCTCTGGGCGGCCGGCGTGAGTGGCGTCTTGACGCCGTCCAGCTTCAACGGCGCGCTCGCCGGAATTGATCAGGCGTTCGCTCAATCGCCCTACCTGGAGCGCCGATGA
- a CDS encoding arylsulfatase gives MAKESGGSGRKPNILIIWGDDIGWFNVSAYNHGIMGYRTPNIDRVAKEGCLFTDWYGQQSCTAGRAAFITGQNPIRTGLTKVGLPGAKLGLQPEDPTIAELLKPLGYTTGQFGKNHLGDRDEFLPTVHGFDEFFGNLYHLNAEQEPQCPDYPKNPEFRKKYGPRGVMHSWANPDGTQKIENTGPLDTTRMQTIDEEFLDASLKFIDKAHADGKPFFVWWNSTRMHVFTHLKKESEGKTGLGVYPDGMVEHDGHVGQLLDKLDALGIADNTIVMYSTDNGAECMTWPDGGATPFRGEKDTNYEGGWRVPCAIRWPGVFEPGSVSNDIFSHMDMLPTLLGAAGEPEIVEKLKHGHVTGNKTFKVWIDGYNMIPFWKGEAKTNPRRGIMYWSDDGDLMALRVDQWKLHFLEQRGIGIGVWQDPFVRLRTPKLFNLLSDPFERGEEGVFYGKWMADRMFMFVPAQQIVGEFLKSFVEFPPRQKPASFSIDDALEHARETERQLETANGGGVK, from the coding sequence ATGGCGAAGGAAAGCGGTGGGTCCGGTCGCAAGCCGAATATTCTCATCATTTGGGGCGATGACATCGGCTGGTTCAACGTCAGTGCGTACAACCATGGGATCATGGGGTATCGCACGCCCAACATCGATCGGGTCGCGAAGGAAGGCTGCCTGTTCACCGATTGGTACGGCCAGCAGAGCTGCACCGCAGGGCGCGCTGCCTTTATCACGGGTCAGAACCCGATCCGTACGGGCCTGACGAAGGTCGGACTCCCGGGAGCGAAGCTCGGCCTCCAGCCGGAAGATCCGACGATCGCCGAGCTCCTCAAGCCGTTAGGCTACACGACGGGCCAGTTCGGCAAGAACCACCTCGGCGATCGCGACGAGTTTCTGCCGACGGTTCATGGGTTCGATGAGTTCTTCGGAAATCTCTATCACCTGAATGCCGAGCAGGAACCCCAGTGCCCTGACTATCCGAAGAATCCGGAATTCAGGAAGAAGTACGGACCGCGCGGCGTGATGCATAGTTGGGCCAATCCCGATGGAACACAGAAGATCGAGAACACGGGCCCGCTCGATACCACGCGCATGCAGACGATCGACGAGGAGTTTCTCGACGCGAGTCTGAAGTTCATCGACAAGGCGCACGCAGACGGAAAGCCCTTCTTCGTGTGGTGGAATTCGACGCGCATGCACGTCTTCACCCACCTGAAAAAGGAGTCAGAGGGTAAGACCGGCCTCGGTGTGTATCCGGACGGCATGGTGGAGCACGATGGCCATGTCGGCCAGTTGCTCGACAAGCTCGACGCGTTAGGCATCGCCGATAACACGATCGTCATGTACTCGACCGACAACGGCGCCGAGTGCATGACCTGGCCCGACGGTGGAGCGACGCCCTTCCGCGGTGAGAAGGACACCAACTACGAAGGCGGATGGCGAGTGCCCTGCGCGATCCGCTGGCCTGGCGTATTTGAGCCGGGGAGCGTCTCGAACGACATCTTCTCGCATATGGACATGCTTCCGACGCTGCTCGGTGCTGCCGGCGAGCCGGAAATCGTCGAGAAGTTGAAGCACGGTCACGTGACAGGCAACAAGACCTTCAAGGTCTGGATCGACGGCTACAACATGATTCCCTTCTGGAAGGGCGAGGCCAAAACGAATCCACGCCGCGGCATCATGTACTGGAGCGATGACGGAGATCTCATGGCGCTGCGCGTCGATCAATGGAAGTTGCACTTCCTCGAGCAGCGTGGAATCGGCATTGGGGTATGGCAGGACCCGTTCGTCAGGCTGCGGACTCCGAAGCTCTTCAACCTGCTAAGCGATCCCTTCGAGCGGGGCGAAGAGGGCGTCTTCTACGGCAAGTGGATGGCCGATCGCATGTTCATGTTCGTGCCGGCTCAGCAAATCGTCGGAGAATTCCTGAAGAGCTTCGTGGAGTTTCCGCCACGACAGAAGCCGGCCAGCTTCAGCATCGACGACGCGCTCGAGCACGCGCGCGAGACCGAGAGGCAGCTCGAGACCGCGAACGGCGGCGGCGTGAAATAG
- a CDS encoding HAD family hydrolase, with protein MRRSSPKKSYEFARLVACAIALLGVGLGPPHLRARTTGNDPLPSWTDDATKRMIFGFVQSVTNATGQEFVPVASRIAVFDNDGTLWCEQPMYVEVVFSFARVEKLVAAHPELRNREPYRMVVDRDTQALVARGDKGIGEVVAATHSGMTAIQFDSIAGSWLASAWHPRFNRHYTDLAYQPMLELLAYLRANGFRTFVVSGGGADFMRVYAPGLYGLQPDQVIGTTGKLAFELRDGKAELRKLPDVDPLDDGPGKPVGIHQYIGQQPILAFGNSDGDLQMLQYADEGGKTGSGPHPRLMLLLHHDDAVREYAYDRNSKVGHLDKALDAARQRGWIVVSMKVDWKTVFKSP; from the coding sequence ATGCGTCGGTCGTCGCCAAAGAAGAGCTACGAATTCGCGCGCCTCGTCGCGTGCGCAATCGCGCTGCTCGGCGTAGGGCTTGGCCCCCCGCACCTTCGCGCGCGAACGACGGGAAATGATCCACTCCCGAGTTGGACCGACGATGCCACGAAGCGAATGATCTTCGGCTTCGTTCAGAGCGTCACGAACGCAACGGGCCAGGAATTCGTCCCCGTCGCAAGCCGGATCGCCGTGTTCGACAACGACGGCACACTCTGGTGCGAGCAGCCGATGTATGTCGAGGTCGTCTTCTCCTTCGCCCGCGTCGAGAAGCTGGTCGCCGCTCATCCGGAGCTGCGCAATCGCGAGCCATACAGAATGGTGGTCGACAGGGACACGCAGGCGCTCGTCGCACGGGGAGACAAGGGAATCGGCGAGGTCGTCGCTGCCACTCACAGTGGAATGACGGCGATCCAGTTCGATTCGATCGCGGGCAGTTGGCTCGCATCGGCGTGGCATCCCCGCTTCAACCGCCACTACACAGATCTCGCCTACCAACCGATGCTCGAGCTGCTCGCGTACCTTCGCGCAAATGGATTCAGGACCTTCGTTGTCTCGGGCGGCGGCGCCGATTTCATGCGCGTCTACGCGCCGGGACTGTACGGCCTGCAGCCGGATCAGGTGATTGGTACGACCGGAAAGCTCGCCTTCGAGCTGCGCGATGGGAAAGCCGAATTGCGCAAGCTCCCCGACGTCGATCCGCTCGATGACGGCCCTGGCAAACCGGTCGGCATTCATCAATACATCGGCCAGCAGCCGATTCTCGCCTTTGGCAATTCGGACGGCGATCTGCAAATGCTCCAGTACGCGGATGAGGGGGGAAAGACGGGTTCGGGACCTCATCCACGACTGATGCTTCTCCTTCACCATGACGACGCTGTTCGAGAATACGCATACGACCGAAACTCGAAGGTCGGGCATCTCGACAAGGCGTTGGATGCTGCGCGCCAGCGCGGCTGGATTGTCGTGAGCATGAAAGTCGATTGGAAGACGGTGTTCAAGAGTCCATAA
- a CDS encoding DUF2092 domain-containing protein, which produces MDGVPCTNAISRYASQAAMVAACLTLAASKSTAQAASNSKSAVDTGTVKALRKMGAYLRGLQHFGVSGQTMRDLVLNDGQKVEIEGTLNYVVRAPDRFRGQINTDRKQRQIIYDGKTLTVYAPRMHYYATVPAPSTISATIDTARVRYGIDFPIADLFLWGTPRDGVKDLTSAQYIGPSHVGGNETDQYALRQRGVDWQLWIARGAMPVPVKLVITTTSEPSEPRYAATLEWDLSPAVGDAVFAFVPPRDASRITLASYGAALEKERQPARR; this is translated from the coding sequence ATGGACGGCGTGCCGTGCACCAACGCGATCTCGAGGTACGCTAGTCAGGCAGCAATGGTGGCGGCGTGCCTAACGTTGGCCGCGAGCAAGTCCACGGCACAGGCAGCCTCCAACTCCAAATCGGCCGTTGACACGGGCACCGTGAAGGCGCTTCGAAAGATGGGCGCTTACTTGCGGGGCCTCCAGCACTTCGGCGTGTCTGGGCAAACGATGCGCGATCTCGTCCTCAACGATGGCCAGAAGGTCGAAATTGAGGGCACCTTGAACTACGTCGTCAGGGCGCCGGACCGCTTCCGTGGCCAAATCAACACGGACCGCAAGCAGCGTCAGATCATATATGATGGGAAGACACTCACCGTATACGCGCCGCGCATGCACTACTACGCGACCGTACCGGCGCCGAGCACGATCTCGGCGACGATCGATACGGCGCGTGTTCGTTATGGAATCGACTTTCCAATCGCCGATCTGTTCCTCTGGGGCACGCCGCGCGATGGCGTCAAGGACCTCACGTCCGCGCAGTACATCGGGCCGTCGCACGTCGGCGGCAACGAGACGGATCAGTATGCGCTCCGTCAGCGCGGCGTGGATTGGCAGCTCTGGATTGCGCGCGGCGCAATGCCGGTACCGGTGAAGCTCGTGATTACGACAACGAGCGAACCCTCCGAACCGCGCTATGCAGCAACGCTCGAGTGGGATTTGTCGCCAGCCGTCGGTGATGCAGTGTTTGCGTTCGTGCCGCCACGAGACGCCTCGCGGATCACGCTCGCCTCATACGGCGCGGCTTTAGAGAAAGAGAGACAGCCCGCGCGCCGATAG
- a CDS encoding DUF5670 family protein encodes MFLTIALVLFVIWVLCLLIFKITAGAIHIIVALAVIAFIVHFVKGKRTPTP; translated from the coding sequence ATGTTCCTCACGATAGCGCTGGTTCTCTTCGTGATTTGGGTTCTCTGCCTTCTCATTTTCAAGATCACGGCGGGCGCCATCCATATTATCGTCGCCCTCGCGGTCATCGCCTTCATTGTGCACTTCGTGAAGGGAAAACGGACACCGACGCCATAG
- a CDS encoding SRPBCC family protein, whose amino-acid sequence MLNTGTLRVTTPTDREVMMVRVFDAPRRMVFDAFTKCEFLKRWFGPRGWLLLECQSDFRPGGSYQFVLGGPNGERMGMRGAVREVVRPERVVHAESFDDYPGESLVTTTFVEDRGKTTVTIVVQYESKQVRDAVISSGMEHGAAESYDKLAEYLESISNTTREA is encoded by the coding sequence ATGCTCAACACCGGCACACTCCGCGTCACGACGCCGACCGACCGCGAGGTCATGATGGTCCGGGTCTTCGACGCACCGCGCAGGATGGTCTTCGATGCGTTTACAAAATGTGAATTCCTGAAACGGTGGTTCGGTCCACGCGGTTGGTTACTCCTGGAATGCCAGAGCGACTTCCGGCCTGGTGGGTCGTATCAGTTCGTGCTCGGCGGCCCCAACGGCGAGCGAATGGGTATGCGCGGCGCCGTGCGAGAGGTCGTCCGTCCCGAGCGGGTCGTCCACGCCGAGTCATTCGACGACTACCCAGGTGAATCGCTCGTGACGACGACCTTTGTCGAGGATCGCGGGAAGACGACGGTCACGATTGTCGTGCAATACGAATCGAAGCAGGTGCGCGACGCCGTCATCTCCTCCGGAATGGAGCACGGCGCGGCGGAGAGCTATGACAAGCTCGCCGAGTACCTCGAATCGATATCCAACACCACCAGGGAGGCCTGA
- a CDS encoding AgmX/PglI C-terminal domain-containing protein: MSGFAGSSLGTEKAGNVGNVERTVAIDRANFRARQLPVVTALPLENATADATELGAFVRGRVAQLQTCYERTGATDLAGVLALRLTIGASGAVRGAEIVRRTWSGPGAADAEACLIRLARGWRVPSGQEGATVTLPISFTRGG, from the coding sequence ATGTCGGGCTTCGCAGGAAGCTCGTTAGGTACAGAGAAGGCGGGCAACGTGGGCAACGTCGAACGCACCGTGGCGATCGATCGGGCGAATTTCCGCGCTCGGCAGTTGCCCGTCGTTACCGCGCTGCCTTTGGAGAACGCGACCGCGGACGCCACCGAGCTTGGCGCCTTCGTCCGCGGCCGCGTGGCCCAGCTTCAAACCTGCTATGAGCGAACCGGCGCGACGGATCTGGCGGGCGTGCTCGCGCTACGCCTTACGATCGGAGCTTCCGGGGCGGTCCGCGGCGCCGAAATCGTTAGGCGAACCTGGTCGGGCCCAGGCGCGGCTGACGCCGAAGCATGCCTGATCCGATTGGCGCGCGGCTGGCGCGTGCCATCCGGACAAGAGGGAGCGACGGTCACGCTGCCGATCAGCTTCACGCGCGGCGGCTAA
- a CDS encoding PadR family transcriptional regulator, translated as MAARHPSESDPLRGSLDLLILKALSLAPMHGWGVGLRIQQISRGRLEVNQGSLYPALQRLEHRGDIESDWQSTENNRRARYYTITRQGRKALGEEVDKWKRFADTIAVILES; from the coding sequence ATGGCGGCGCGCCATCCCTCGGAATCCGATCCGCTCCGTGGTAGTCTCGACCTTCTGATCCTCAAGGCACTCTCCCTCGCACCCATGCACGGGTGGGGAGTCGGTCTCCGCATTCAGCAGATCTCTCGGGGCCGGCTCGAGGTCAATCAAGGTTCCCTCTATCCCGCGCTGCAGCGCCTCGAGCACCGCGGCGATATCGAGAGCGATTGGCAGTCCACCGAGAACAATCGGCGCGCTCGCTACTACACGATCACGCGCCAGGGTCGCAAAGCACTCGGTGAGGAAGTCGACAAGTGGAAGCGCTTCGCCGATACGATCGCCGTCATTCTGGAGAGCTGA
- a CDS encoding ABC transporter permease, producing MSLLKGLVARTRSVFAAHASEARMEEEFCFHLNMETERLVSAGMAPDEARRRALVAFGGLDQHREAMRDGRGARLLADFTSDIRYALRAIRRSPGFAIAVAMTLGVGIGVNGIVFGYVNTMLFRPMPVNNAKELVGVFTLDTRSGSPGLLAYQDYLDFRDRSGAFAGLAGETGVPLNLVAAAIGSAATADMIWGDMVTENFFSVLGMRPAIGRFFTAADAPRGGNPFAVLSYDCWRQRFHGDSSIVGRVVRINGSEFTITGVAPSGFKGLRTFGFWPEMFVPVGMHNVVMPGSKQLLEGRGAGWIYVVGRMHPRWTMQRTERAASVFAAQLASTYPGSNENFGVTLLPGGSGFDHPGFVKPRVLVLASAMGLFASIVTLLIICANLANMQLARAAARTHEIAIRLSLGCSRTRLARQLLAEALVLAIPGTVLAMMLVRLSPWLEQFLVPHLQFRVGLGPTSDYRVALFTAAVALLAVLLFALMPALRVTRPSLAPTPASVIGARGRGARPRSGIRGMLVVTQLAMSVVLLVGGTLFVRSLFVARAIDLGFDASNRLLLSVNIGLQSYDGARGRRFYDDVLTRTRALPDVVSAAWAFPVPFDTYGRGVGLYVASARTNSKNGTFSSNSSVVSDDFVKALGLRLEAGRELAAGDTSGVPRVMIVSRSLATRLWPGRDPIGQRARQGSASGPEVMVVGVVSDASFLSLGDQTPDRAYLPIRQNYREWQTLVIHTRGEPMTALPRIRAIVASIDPSLPPFGVMTMKQSVESGFSTSRMAASVAGFFAALALLIAAVGLYAVVAGSVTERTREIGVRLALGSTPSGVLRFIMSGGARLGAWGLAIGLIFSIAVAKLMGGLLYGLSPSDPVTFIVAPAVLAIVVLIATYLPARRAVKLDPIAALRSE from the coding sequence ATGAGCTTGCTCAAGGGATTGGTCGCGCGCACGCGCTCGGTCTTCGCGGCACACGCTTCGGAAGCGCGAATGGAGGAGGAATTCTGCTTCCATCTCAATATGGAGACCGAGCGGCTCGTCTCCGCTGGCATGGCCCCTGACGAGGCGCGACGGAGGGCGCTCGTCGCCTTCGGCGGCCTCGATCAGCATCGCGAAGCAATGCGGGATGGACGGGGCGCGCGCCTGTTGGCGGATTTCACGAGCGATATTCGGTACGCGCTGCGCGCCATACGCCGCAGTCCGGGTTTCGCCATCGCCGTCGCCATGACGCTCGGCGTCGGCATCGGCGTCAACGGCATCGTCTTCGGCTACGTCAACACGATGCTCTTCCGTCCGATGCCAGTGAATAACGCGAAGGAGCTCGTGGGCGTCTTCACGCTCGATACACGCTCAGGAAGCCCGGGCCTGCTCGCGTACCAGGATTACCTGGATTTTCGCGATCGCAGCGGCGCCTTCGCCGGCTTGGCTGGGGAAACCGGCGTACCGCTCAATCTCGTCGCGGCTGCAATCGGCTCCGCGGCCACGGCCGACATGATCTGGGGAGACATGGTGACGGAGAATTTCTTCTCCGTGCTCGGGATGCGCCCCGCCATCGGCCGATTCTTCACTGCGGCCGACGCGCCTCGAGGAGGCAATCCCTTCGCCGTGCTGAGCTACGATTGCTGGCGGCAGCGCTTTCATGGCGACTCGTCCATTGTGGGCCGAGTGGTGCGCATCAACGGCTCGGAGTTCACGATCACTGGCGTTGCACCCTCCGGATTCAAGGGCCTCCGAACGTTCGGTTTCTGGCCCGAGATGTTCGTCCCGGTCGGCATGCATAATGTGGTGATGCCGGGGTCGAAGCAGCTGCTCGAGGGACGCGGGGCGGGATGGATCTACGTCGTCGGCCGGATGCATCCGCGCTGGACGATGCAGCGCACGGAGCGGGCAGCGAGCGTTTTCGCCGCGCAGCTCGCGAGCACATATCCGGGTAGCAACGAGAACTTCGGCGTGACACTGCTCCCGGGCGGAAGCGGCTTCGACCATCCCGGATTCGTCAAGCCGCGTGTCCTCGTCCTCGCGTCGGCAATGGGCCTCTTCGCGTCCATTGTCACTCTGCTCATCATCTGCGCGAACCTCGCCAACATGCAGCTCGCGCGCGCCGCCGCACGGACGCACGAGATCGCGATTCGGCTCTCGTTAGGATGCTCCCGAACGCGCCTGGCCCGTCAACTCCTCGCCGAGGCGCTCGTCCTTGCAATCCCCGGGACTGTCCTGGCAATGATGCTCGTTAGGCTCTCGCCGTGGCTGGAGCAATTCCTGGTGCCGCACCTGCAGTTCCGCGTCGGCCTCGGGCCCACCTCCGACTATCGGGTGGCACTCTTCACGGCAGCCGTTGCGCTACTCGCCGTTTTGCTCTTCGCTCTGATGCCGGCGTTGCGCGTGACGCGACCCAGTCTCGCGCCCACGCCGGCGAGCGTGATCGGCGCGCGCGGTCGCGGTGCACGACCCCGCAGCGGGATACGTGGCATGCTCGTCGTGACGCAGCTCGCGATGTCAGTTGTGTTGCTCGTCGGCGGCACGCTGTTCGTGCGCAGCTTGTTCGTGGCGCGCGCCATTGATCTGGGGTTTGATGCATCCAACCGGCTCTTGCTGTCCGTGAATATTGGTCTACAGAGCTACGACGGTGCGCGCGGTCGTCGATTCTACGATGACGTCCTGACGCGAACCCGGGCGCTGCCGGACGTCGTGTCGGCGGCATGGGCCTTCCCGGTCCCGTTCGACACGTACGGCCGCGGCGTTGGTCTCTACGTGGCCAGCGCGCGCACCAACTCAAAAAATGGCACATTCTCGTCCAACAGCAGCGTCGTGAGCGACGACTTCGTCAAGGCGTTAGGCTTGCGCCTCGAGGCGGGTCGGGAGCTCGCTGCCGGCGACACGAGCGGCGTGCCACGCGTGATGATCGTGAGCCGATCACTCGCGACGCGGCTCTGGCCGGGCCGAGATCCGATCGGCCAACGCGCCCGACAAGGAAGTGCTTCTGGTCCGGAAGTGATGGTCGTTGGCGTCGTGAGCGACGCGAGCTTCCTGTCGTTAGGTGACCAAACTCCCGATCGCGCGTACCTGCCCATTCGCCAGAACTATCGTGAGTGGCAAACTCTGGTGATTCACACTCGTGGCGAGCCGATGACCGCGTTGCCTCGCATCCGCGCCATCGTCGCCAGCATCGATCCATCGCTGCCACCGTTCGGCGTCATGACGATGAAGCAGAGCGTCGAGAGCGGTTTCTCGACTTCGCGCATGGCGGCGAGCGTCGCCGGATTCTTCGCGGCACTGGCGCTGCTCATCGCAGCCGTCGGGCTCTACGCGGTCGTCGCCGGCAGCGTAACCGAGCGCACGCGTGAGATCGGCGTCCGCCTCGCCCTCGGCTCGACTCCATCGGGAGTTCTGCGATTCATCATGAGCGGCGGCGCTCGTCTGGGTGCCTGGGGCCTCGCCATCGGACTGATCTTCAGTATCGCAGTCGCGAAGCTCATGGGCGGTCTCTTGTATGGACTCTCACCCAGCGATCCAGTGACCTTTATCGTGGCGCCCGCGGTGCTCGCGATCGTCGTCCTCATCGCGACCTACCTTCCGGCACGCCGAGCCGTGAAGCTCGATCCAATCGCGGCATTGCGCAGCGAGTGA
- a CDS encoding NAD(P)-dependent oxidoreductase — protein sequence MRILVTGATGVIGRRVVPALRARGHQVTAAGRSAAGLQSVATHGVKALPLDLFDATAVRQAAKGHDVVINLATHVPPNSLAFLPGAWGEMARIRREGSRIVAQAAAAAGVQRLIQESFAPIYPDNGDRWVTEAVLPRPGRYCRSALDAEASATWFAEGGRAGIVLRFAYFYGPNDAFTRQLGGLVRMGWLPLLGRREAYFPMLMHDDAAAAVVAAVDLPSGIFNVVDDQPMTHAAIGATIASILSVRPPKLLPPWVAKLGGSLGDTLARSLRISNAKLKGVSAWRPSAPNASDGLRRAFNA from the coding sequence GTGCGGATTCTGGTGACCGGAGCAACGGGGGTAATCGGACGCCGCGTCGTTCCGGCGCTCCGCGCACGAGGTCATCAGGTCACGGCAGCTGGTCGATCGGCGGCCGGATTACAGTCGGTCGCCACGCATGGAGTCAAGGCGCTGCCGCTCGATCTGTTCGACGCGACTGCAGTTAGGCAAGCGGCCAAAGGCCATGACGTGGTCATCAATCTGGCAACGCATGTACCACCGAACAGTCTGGCCTTCCTCCCCGGTGCATGGGGCGAAATGGCGCGCATCCGGCGGGAAGGCTCACGCATCGTTGCGCAGGCCGCGGCAGCGGCCGGCGTTCAGCGATTGATACAGGAGTCCTTCGCGCCGATCTATCCTGACAACGGCGATCGATGGGTGACCGAAGCAGTACTTCCCCGCCCCGGTCGCTACTGTCGCTCGGCGCTCGATGCCGAGGCCTCCGCGACATGGTTTGCGGAGGGAGGGCGCGCCGGCATCGTGCTCCGGTTCGCCTACTTCTATGGGCCGAACGATGCCTTTACCCGGCAGCTCGGTGGTCTCGTCCGGATGGGTTGGCTGCCGTTGCTCGGGCGTCGTGAGGCATACTTCCCGATGCTGATGCACGACGACGCGGCCGCCGCCGTGGTCGCGGCAGTCGATCTTCCGAGCGGGATATTCAACGTCGTCGACGATCAACCGATGACGCATGCGGCCATCGGCGCCACGATCGCCAGCATTCTGTCCGTGCGCCCACCAAAACTGCTCCCCCCATGGGTCGCCAAACTCGGCGGCTCGTTAGGTGACACGCTCGCGCGGTCGCTGCGAATCTCGAACGCGAAGCTCAAGGGCGTGAGCGCCTGGCGTCCGAGCGCGCCTAACGCCTCGGATGGCCTCCGACGCGCGTTCAACGCGTAG